One Companilactobacillus heilongjiangensis genomic window, TTTGGAAGCTATCAAGAACTTTACTGAATTAGGTTCCGGATTCAAGATTGCTATGCGTGACTTGTCGATTCGTGGTGCCGGTAATCTGTTAGGTAAACAACAACATGGTTTCATCGATTCAGTTGGTTTCGACCTTTATACACAGATGCTAAATGATGCCGTTGCGAAAAAGCGTGGTCATACTAAAGCTGAGAAGACTAACGCTGAAGTTAATTTGGCATTGGAAGCATACTTGCCAGCTGACTATATTACGGATCAACGTCAAAAAGTTGAGTTGTACAAACGTATCAGACAGATTGACTCTTTGGAAAATTATCAAGAAGTTAAGTCAGAGCTGTTGGATCGATTTGGCGATTATCCACAGGAAGTTGGCAATTTGTTAGACATTAGCTTGTTGAAGAATTCGTTCGACGAGTCATTAGTTAAGAGTGTAATCATGCGAAATGGTATGATTGCTATTAAGTTTTCTAAGAAAGCTAGCGATTACTTAACTGGCGATTTAGTCTTTAAGTTCTTAGCTAACACAACTATGAAAGCTAAAGTTAATGATAAGAACGGTGAATTTACGATTACGTTAGATTCCGGTAGTGTCAAAAAAGACGAGTGGTTTGAACAATTAGAAACGTTTGCCAAGAAGATGGCAGCAGGATTCGATAATTTAAAGAAAGAAAAAATTAAAAACTAATATGCAAAAAGAAGTGTCTAGGGCTATTAAGGGGACCTGGATTCTGACTATTGCCTCATTGTTCTCGGAACTTTTGAGTGCTATTTATCGGATTCCATTACAGAATATTGTTGGGGATCGTGGTTATTTTATTTATCAACAGGTTTATCCCATTTACGGTATTTTCTCCGTTTTGGCTCTGTCCGGCTTGCCAGTGGTGATTTCAAAAACTTTTGCACAGCAGGAGTCAATCGCTGCTAAACATAATTTATTGAAGAAGACTTTCAGTATTTTAATGGCTGGAAGTGTGGTCATTATGGCTTTGTTGTGGATATCTTCAAGATATTTGGCAAGTATGATGGGAGACCAAAATTTGTACTGGGAAGTACGAGTAGTGGCGTTGACGTTTTTATTAGTTCCTTTTGAAGCTAGTTTGAGAGGCTATTTTCAGAGTGATTTAATTATGGAACCGAGTGCAATTTCACAAGTTTCGGAACAATTTTTCCGCATCGTGATTATCATTGCAAGTGCTATGTTGTTTGGACATGGTGTTTTGGATGTCTATCAGATGGGAACATTGGCCAATTCTGGTGCCTTTATTGGCGGATTATTGGCCGTAGCAATTTTAGTCGTGAAGTTTTTGAAAAATAGAGCGATCGAAGTTGAAGTTCCCAACGCGGATAAAACGATTAAATTGGAACATGGTTTAGCGTTAGAGATAGTTTTAATCGTAGTTTTTACAGGTATCACAATTTTTTATCAGTTTATCGATTCCTTCTCGACCGTGCGGTTATTGTTGCATTCGGGGATGGCTTTGAATCAAGCTGAGATTCAAAAAGGAATCTTCGACCGTGGGCAACCGTTGTTACAATTGGGAATTGTTATTTCCCTGTCGTTTGTTTCAACCATCATGCCGCAGTTGAAAGAGACCAATCGAATTCAACAAAATAAGAACACGATTCAAAAAATGGTACGTGTCTGTCTCTGGTTATCAGTTGCTGAAACAGCTGGTTTGATCGCATTGATGCCAGAAATAAATACAATGCTGTTCACTGATACGAGTGGTTCGAAGACTTTGAGTATTTACATGCTGTCGATTTTAATCGTTTCCTTTATTAATTTATTAATAGCTGTTACAAGTGGCGACGACGAAAAAAACTTCCATAAGTTGATTTTGTTCGGGATGTCCCTAGTAACAAAGGTAGCGTTGAATATCATTTTGGTGCCAAAATTTGGAATTGCTGGTGGAGCCATTGCCACAGTTTTGAGTGAGTGCGTAATTTTGTTTGGAATCATGACGATTTACAAGTTTGACCGAAAGTTCTTGTCGCTCGATAGGAAATTCGTACGTAATATGATCAAGCTTGGTTTGATTATGGCAATTTTTGTCAGAATCGTCGTCAAAATTTTAGCTAGTTATCTAGTGATGACTCGAGCTAATTGTGTTTTGATCAATATTATTGCCATACCTTTGGGAGCGATTGTTTATTTAAAGCTTTCAAAACGTTGGCATATGTTGACCAAAGAAGAGTGGGAGATTTTACCCATGGGCAAATATATTACTAAGTTTATGAAAATAGAGGATTAATTATGAGATTAGATAAGTATCTAAAAGTAAGTCGTATTATCAAGAGAAGAACCGTCGCTAAGGAGTTTGCAGACAACGGCCGTGCATCAATCAATGATCATGTTGCCAAATCGTCTAGTGAAGTTTCAGTAGGTGATGTATTAGAATTACACTTTGGGGAGAGAACTATGAAAGTTCGTGTTCTCAACATCAAAGAAACAACTAAGAAAACTGATTCTACAGATATGTATGAAGAAGTTTAATCTTAGTTATGGCCGCCTCCGGGCGTCAGTAATATAGTCCGCTATGGGGACCGGTGCGAGCCAAGGTCTCGCGCCTCGCTTTGAATCCTTGCAAGTTCAGCAAGTATCCAAAGTCGCCCCGTGGTGTAATGGCTAAAGCCATAACGCCACCTCCATAGCAGGACTATATTACTGACGCCCGGAGGCTAGTGTATTTTTTTGATTTAGGTTAATTGGATTTATTTCAAATTATTTATTCAAAAAGTAGGTAAATATCATAATGGTTATTCATCAACTAAAGTAATAGTGAAACATCAAATTTCTTATATCGAATATTTATGTGTTAAAAAATACATTAGCTGAAGGTAGCGAGGGGAAAATCTATCAGCAGTGCAGGTGGCGTTAGGTCGTAAGACCTTACCCCACCGACGTATTTTGAGATTTGCGGTCTATGCGAAGCTCAAAATCGAGACTTGAGACCTCGGCTCAAGTCGGTCGCACAGCAGATAGATTTTCCCCTCGCAACCGGAAGCGGCAGTTTTCAATGAGCTAAACAAAATAATTCAACCTAAAAATTAGAAATGGATTAAAATTAGCAATTTAATCATTCAAATAATGGCTTAAACTTGTTATACTCAAAGTAATCATTTCTAGGGGAGTAGTGGCATGGAAATACGTAAACTAAATTCTAACGTTTCTGTATTACAACCAAAAAAAGCACCAACTCCTAATCCCGGTCATCATAACTATGTTAAAAAAGTGCATCGTAGACGGATGGCTATGATTGGAATTGTTTTTGCAATAATTTTGGTTGTATTTGGCGTTCAAATTTTTAATGCTCACCGAACTTATGCCAATACAATGGAACAGATAGAAATTAGCAAACAGAAGCTGGATAAGCAAAAGTCGACGCAACGTGATTTGAAACTTGAGGTTAGTCAACTTCGTGACACGAATTATATTGAGAAGTATATTCGTGAAAAGTACATGTATAGCAAACCGGGTGAACAAATCTACAATTTGCCTGATGATGTGAAGACCACTACGATTCAAAAATAGGGAAAGGAATTATTTTTAATTAGATGACAGTTGAAGTAGGAGCTAAAACAGAAGGTAAAGTAACAGGAATTACAAATTTTGGGGCTTTTGTAGACCTTGGAGAAGGACAAAGCGGAATGGTGCACATCAGTGAAATTGCTGACGGTTATGTCAAAGATATTCATGATGTGTTAAACATTGGCGATACTGTTAAGGTTTTAGTTCTTAGTGAGAAGGATCATAAAATTGCACTTTCAATTAAACAAGCTTCAGATAAGCCAAAACCAAAATATCATGCACATCGTTCACACGAGCGTAATGATAGAAAGCCACAACAACATAAGCCAGAAAGCTTCGATGATATGATGTCTGGATTCATGAAAGAGAGTGAAGAAAGACTCAGTGTTATCAAGAAGAATACTGAAGGCAAGCGTGGTGGCCGTGGCGGACGCCGTAGTTAATAAATGTATATCAGGGGTTGGGACTATGTCTCAGCCTTTTTTAATTTTATGGAGGAGCAGATGGAACTAGATAACAGAATCACCGATACAGCAAAAAAAGTTTTAAAACGTTATCAGGCTAAAAAAGTTCTGATTGCAGTCTCTGGTGGCGTTGACTCGATGGTTTTACTGAATGTCATCGCCCAAATTTTACCGAAAGATAAATTTGCAGTTGTGAATGTCGATCATGATTTACGACCGGAAAGCAGCGCTGAAGTGGAGTTTGTTCAAAAAAACTGTGTTAAGAATGGCTATCAATTTTTTACTACCAAGTGGGAAGATAAGCCAAGTGACGATATAGGTATGGAGGCTGCGGCTAGAAAGTTTCGTTATAGCTTTTTCAAGCAAATTATGGTTTCAGGACAGTTTGATACTTTGCTGACAGCGCATCATGGCAATGACTTGGCTGAGAATATTTTGATGAAATTGATTCGTTCCGGTAACGCTTATGAAGTAGTCAGCTTGAAAGAGCAGCGTCCCTTTGGTGAAAATGGCCAAATAGTTCGACCATTATTGGATTTCTCAAAACGAGAATTGGCTGAATATGCGGATATCCATGATATAAAACATGTTCAGGACGAAACAAATTTTGATAATATAACTTTACGCAATCGACTTCGAAACAATATTTTCCCTCAATTACAAAAGGAAAACGGACAGTTGTTGGCGCATTTTCGATTTTTTGACCAGCAGGTGACGGCATTGGTCAGTTTGGCTAAAAAACAGTTCAGTCAAATTGAAGCTGATATGTCGTTGGAAGAATCGCCACAACAAATTATCGGTTGGATAAAACCGATATTAAATTTAGATACTGAACAACAAACGTTGTTCTGGGGCAATTTCTTTACAAAACGAAAACTGGACATTTCCATCAGTAATCGTCAGATAGACCAGATTATTGAAATTGTCTGTTCAGATGATGCTAATGCCTCAATCAATTTAGCGGATTCGTGGGAATTTATCCGAACGTATGACAGATTCGTTGTCAAAAAGTCGACACCACAGATTCTGGACGAAATGGATGTTTCTATCGGTAAAGAAGTGACTTGGGGCAATAAAAAATTGACCATTACAACTGACGATAGCGATTACACATTAACTACAGAAAATATTCCCCAAACGATTACGTTGAGAACGCGCCGTGACGGTGATAAACTGCTTTTATCAAATGGTCGCCATCAAAAATTAAGTAAACGATTTATAAATGAAAAAGTCCCAGCCTATGAGCGTGACAACTATTTGGTTTTATTATTTGATAATCGGATAGTTTGGGTTGAAAAAATTTATAATTTGGGTGATTATTTAAAAAAAGGTAAAAATCATTACAAAATTAACTTTGTTGAGGTAAAAGAATGAATTCAGATATTGAGAAGGTTTTAGTTTCCACAGAGGAGATTGAAGCCGCAAACCAACGTCTTGGAAAGCAATTAGCTGAAGAATACCGTGGTAAGAATCCATTGTTCGTTTGTATTTTACGTGGTGCAGCTATGTTTATGATGGATTTAGTTAAGCAACTTGATATTGAAATGGAATATGATTTCATGGACGTATCTAGTTATGGTGGTGAAAATACCATGACAACTGGTGATGTTCGAATTATTAAAGATTTGGATACACCGCTTCGTGATCGTGATGTTGTAATCGTCGAAGATATTATCGACACTGGCTACACTTTGGATCGTCTAAAGGAACTCTTTGATGCTCGTCATGCTAAGTCCATTAAAATCGTCTCTTTCTTGGATAAGCCAGCCCGTCGAATCAAGCATGTCAAAGTAGATTACGTCGGTGTTCAAATTCCTGATGAATTCGTTGTTGGTTATGGAATGGATTATAACGAGCATTACCGTAATTTACCTTATGTGGGCGTTTTGAAACGAGAGATATATAGTACAAAATAATTTAGTTAGAGTTACAATTATTATTGTGTTACTGTTCACCAATGTTACAATATGTAACGTCTAAGTAATTAGGAGGAAATGTATGAAAAATAATCGAAATAGGTTAATCAATAATAGCCTGTTTTACATCTTGCTCTTTGTTGTTTTGGTTCTTGCAGCGAGTTGGTTTGCTGGTGGTCAATCCTCAGACCAATCAAAAACATTAAGCCAAGACCAATTCATCACACAATTGAAGCAAGGCAAAGTGAAGAATTTCAAACTAGAACCTATTGGAGGAGCTTATCAAGTAACTGGTGAATACAAGAAAGCTCAAAAAGCTGAAACAACACGTTCCGTTTCATTGTTCAGCCGTAACCAAGCTACGACTTCTAGTGAAGTAACTTCATTCAGTTCAACTGTTTTGCCTAACAATGATACGTTAAAGATGATTAATAGTGCCGCTATGGCTAAAGGGGTTAAGACTACTGCAGCTCCTAAGTCACAATCCGGACAATGGATCTCATTGATCTTAACGGTTATTGTTCCATTTGCATTATTCTTCTTTATAATCTTTGCGATGATGGGCCGAGGAGGCCAAGGTGGTGGCGGTGCAAACCGTGTCATGAACTTTGGTAAATCCAAGGTTAAACCAGAAGATCCAAAGAAAAACAAAGTTAGATTTTCTGATGTTGCCGGTGCTGAAGAAGAAAAACAAGAACTTGTTGAAGTTGTTGAATTTCTAAAAGATCCAAGAAAATTTGTCTCTCTAGGTGCCCGAATACCGGCTGGTGTTCTTTTAGAGGGTCCTCCCGGGACTGGTAAAACTTTACTAGCTAAGGCTGTTGCTGGTGAAGCTAAAGTTCCTTTCTATTCAATCTCTGGTTCAGATTTCGTTGAAATGTTCGTTGGTGTTGGTGCATCACGTGTTCGTGACTTGTTCGAAAATGCCAAGAAAGACGCTCCATCAATCATCTTTATCGATGAAATTGATGCTGTTGGTCGTCAACGTGGTTCTGGTACCGGTGGTGGTAATGATGAACGTGAACAAACTCTTAACCAATTATTGATTGAGATGGATGGATTTACAGGTAATGAAGGTGTCATCGTTATGGCTGCTACTAACCGTTCTGATGTCCTTGATCCTGCCTTGCTACGTCCAGGTCGTTTCGACAGAAAGATTCTTGTTGGTCGTCCTGATGTTAAAGGCCGTGAAGCTATTCTTAAAGTTCACGCTAAGAACAAACCATTTACAGATGATGTTGATTTGAAAGCAATTGCTCAACAAACTCCAGGTTTTGCTGGTGCTGATCTAGAAAACTTACTAAACGAAGCCGCACTTGTTGCTGCAAGACGTGGTAAGCAAAAGATTGACCCAACTGACCTTGATGAAGCTGAAGATCGTGTTATTGCGGGTCCAGCTAAGAAGAATCGTGTTATTCCTGAACAAGAGCGTCATACAGTTGCCTACCACGAAGCAGGACATGCTTTGATTGGTTTAGTATTGAGTGATTCTCGAGTTGTTAGAAAGGTTACTATCGTGCCTCGTGGACGTGCCGGCGGTTACGCTATCATGCTTCCTAAGGATGATCAAAACCTTGCTACTAAGAAGGAATTGAACGAACAAATTACTGGATTGCTTGGTGGTCGTACAGCTGAAGAAATTATCGTCGGTCAACCATCATCAGGTGCTTCAAATGACTTTGAACAAGCAACTCAAATTGCTCGTACAATGGTTACAGAATATGGTATGACAGACCGTTTAGGTACTGTTCAACTTGAAAAGAATGGTCAACCATTTAGTGGTGGTAACTATCGTGCTGAACCAGCATATTCACAAGATACTGCCATGGCTATTGATCAAGAAGTTAAACGCATTATCGATGAAGATCACGAACGTGCTCGAGAAATTCTTCAATCACATCGTGAACAACACAAGATTATTGCCGAGGCTTTGTTGAAGTATGAAACACTTGATGAAAAGGAAATCTTGAGTTTGTATAACACAGGAGCAATGCCTGCAAACGATGCAAATCAACAATTCCCAAGTGAAAGTGCTGCAACATTTGAACAAGCTAAGAAGGCTGCTGAAGCCAAAGATGCTGCTAAACAAAAATCAGAAGAATTAACTAAGGATGATTCACCAAAATCAGATGATTCTGATGTTGATGAAACAACATATCCTTCAGAAAACAAAGATAAGCCAGCTGACGATACAAAGTCTGATACTGATACATCTAAGAATGATAATTCTGAAGATTCAAATAGCGACAAGAATGATGATAATAACAATCAAGAATAATAATTAATCAGAAAAAGCGACTCGTGAGAGTCGCTTTTTTGAACGGAGGAATCAAATATGACTGATACTTTAACTAAAGCCGTTTCAACCGATGGTAAGTTTCGTGCTTACGTCGTCAACGCTACAGAAATGATTCAAGAAACACAAAAACGCCACGATACATGGAGAAACTCTAGTGCCGCTTTAGGTAGAACAATGGTTGGCTCACTATTAGTTGCCACTTCAACTTTGAAGGAAGATGAAGTTTTGACAACAAGAGTACAAGGCGATGGACCAGTTGGCACAATTGTTGTTGATGCTAATGCTAAAGGTGACGTCAAAGGATATATTTCTAATCCACACGTTGCTTTGAAGGCTAGAGAAGACGGCCATATCGACGTTAAAGCAGCTGTCGGTACAAAAGGAACATTAAGTATCACCAAAGATTTACATTTAAAGGCACCATTTACTGGTTCAGTACCATTAGTTTCCGGTGAAATCGGCATGGATTTTGCCTACTATATGGCTAAATCAGAACAAATCCCTTCAGCAATCGGTGTGTCAGTTTTCGTAAACCCTAACGAAACAATCGGAGCAGCTGGCGGATTCTTGATTCAGACATTGCCAGGAGCAACAGATGCAGATATTGATAAAATTGAAGCCAATTTAAAGATTGTGCCAAATATGTCAACATTGCTTAAAGAAGGCTTGAGTAACAAAGATGTCATGGAAAAAATCATGAACGGCATCGAAATGAAGTATCTTCAAGACATGCCAGTCAAGTTTCAATGCGACTGTTCAAAAGAAAGATTTTCAAAGGCTCTAGCAACATTATCACGAGCAGAGTTACAGGCAACGATCAAAGAAAATCATGGTGCCGAAACAGTCTGCAAGTTCTGTGGCAACAAGTATCAATTCTCAGAAGCAGAATTAAAGGATATCGTTGCTAATAAGGATTAATAAAGGGGTTGCCGCCGAAGGTGGTCAGTAATGTTAGTCTGCTATGAGGACCGGCTCGAGCCGAAGAGCGGTCTCGACCCTCGCTTTTGAGCCGAAAATCACGTCTCAAAAGACGTCCTGTGGTGTAATGGCTAAAGCCATAACGCCACCTTCACAGCAGACTACATTACTGACCACCTTCGGCTAGGTTATTGGTCCGCATGATGTTTTGTAGAAATATCTAGACTGGTTATTAAGAATTGATATTGCTTTATAAAATTTTATTCAAATTAATCTATTTTGAATGTGTTAGATAATTGGTTGGTTTACGTGGATTTATTTAGTCTATATTTGAATACTGTTAATTGAAATTATAGTAATTGGAAACAACAGAAAATTAGTTATCACAGAAACACTAGCCGGAGGGAGCAAGGAAAATCCATCAGCAGTGCAGGTGGCGTTAGGTCGTAAGACCTTACCCCACCGACGTATTTTGAAATTCGCGTACTTTGCGAAGTTCAAAATCGAGGCGCGAGACCTTGGCTCGCACCGGTCGCACAGCAGATGGAATTTTTCTTGCTCCAGGAGGCGGCATTTTTAAATGACTTACCATTGCCTTTTAGATAGAAAATTTGTTATTATTACGAGTTGTAATCGAATAATAAGAGGTAAAAAGTATGGAATGGAAAATAGGCAACGTCACAATCCCCAATCAGGTTGTCGTTGCGCCTATGGCAGGTATTACTAATTCGTCCTTTCGAGTTACAGCTAGAGAATTCGGCGCGGGCTTAGTTGTCTGTGAAATGATCAGTGATCAAGGTATCAAATATGGTAACTTGAAAACTTTGGGCATGATGTTCGTGGATCCAAAAGAACATCCAGTCAGCATTCAGATTTTTGGCGGTACAACGGAATCACTCGTTAACGCAGCTAAATATGTATCTGAAAATACTGGTGCCGATATTATTGATATTAATATGGGCTGTCCAGTCAAAAAGGTTACTAAGATTGGTGCTGGTTCAAGCTGGCTCCGTGATCCTGATAAGCTTTATGGCATGGTCAAAGAAGTCAGTTCGGCTGTTGATAAGCCAGTTACCGTGAAAATGCGGACTGGGTGGGACGCTGACCATATTCTGGCAGTTGAGAATGCATTGGCAGCGCAAGAGGCTGGAGCTTCTGCTGTGGCTATGCATGGACGAACGAAGGCACAGATGTATACCGGACATTCCGACTGGGAACTCTTACATGAAGTGGCTCAACATTTAACCATTCCTTTCATTGGAAATGGCGATGTGAAGACGCCTCAAGATGCTAAAACAATGATTGAAGACGTTGGAGCTGATGCTGTAATGGTTGGTCGGGCAGTGCTCGGCAATCTCTGGCGTTTAAATGAAATGAATCATTATTTGGAAACTGGCGAGATACTTCCTGAACCAAGTGTTGGAGAAAAAATTAATATAGCTAAACTTCAACTCCAACGTCTGGTAGACTTAAAAGGTGAGCATGTTGGTGTTCCAGAATTTCGTCAACAGGCAGCATATTATCTAAAGGGGATTCCCCATGCAGTCAGAACTCGTGCTAAAGTAATGAATGAAGATTCAATGCAAGAAGTTTTTGACACGTTAGATCAATTTGTTGAAAGTTACGAACAACGAGAAGCGAGATCATCAAAAATTTCGTAGACAGGGGGAAAAATTTTGAGTAACGAAAATAAGAAGAAGCAACCAACTAAAGAAGAGATAAAGAAGACAAGAGTCATGAATGACCAACTACGGGTTAGACGTGATAAACTTCAAGAATTATATGATGAAGGCGTTGATCCATTCGGTTCAAGATTCGAAAGAACTGCTTTGGCTCAAGACATTCATGACAAGTACGGTGACGAGGACAAAGAAACTCTTGAAGAACAAGATTTGCCTGTTGTTATTGCTGGTCGTATGATGACAAAACGTGGTAAAGGTAAAGTTGGTTTTGCTGATCTACGTGATAGAAGTGGCAAGATTCAAATTTATGTTCGTAAAGATGTTGTCGGTGAAGAAAACTATCACATCTTTAAGCGTTCAGATATTGGTGATCACCTAGGTATCCATGGTGAAATCATGAAAACTGACATGGGTGAATTAACTGTTAAAGCAACCCACGTTACAATGCTTTCTAAATCACTACGTCCATTGCCTGATAAATTCCATGGTTTAACAAACGTTGAACAAATTTATCGTCAAAGATATTTGGACTTAATTGCTAACCAAGATAGTTTTGACCGTTTCAAGAAGCGTACTAAGATTATTTCAGCTGTTCGTGAATATTTGGATGGTGAAGGCTTCATGTCAGTTGAAACTCCTGTCCTAAATACTCAAGCCGGTGGTGCTAGTGCCCGTCCATTTATCACACACCACAATGCGATGGATATGACAATGTATCTTCGTATCGCTTTGGAGCTACCTTTGAAGAGATTAATTGTTGGTGGTTTTGAACGTGTCTATGAAATTGGTCGTGCTTTCCGTAACGAAGGTATGGATCCACAACATAATCCTGAATATACTTCATTGGAAACATATGCCGCTTATTGGGATATGACAGATGTTATGAAGGAAGTCGAAGGAATGTTCAGACATGCTGCTGAGAAAGCTAATGGCTCACAAGTTGTTAGCTATCAAGGTGAAGAAATTGATTTGAGCAAGCCTTTCAAACGTATTAAGATGGTTGATGCTATCAAGGAACAAACAGGTATCGACTTTAGTCAAGATATGGACCTTGAACAAGCTCGTAAGTTAGCTGACGAAAAGGGAGTTCACTATGAAGACTTCTGGGGTGTTGGTCACATTATCGCTGAATTCTTCGAAGAATTTGTTGAAGATACTTTGAAGCAACCAACATTCGTTTATGAATATCCACTTGAAGTTTCACCATTAGCTAAGAAGAGCAAGGATAACCCTAACTTTACAGATCGATTTGAAGTTTATATCTTAGGTCACGAATACGGTAATGCCTTTACTGAATTAAATGACCCAATTGATCAAAGAGAACGTTTTGAAGCACAAGCTGCTGAACGTGAAAAGGGTAATGACGAAGCTGAACATATCGATAACGATTACGTAGAAGCCATGGAATATGGTATGCCACCAACTGGTGGACTAGGAATCGGTATTGATCGTTTAGTTATGCTATTAACTGATGCACCTTCAATCCGTGACGTTATTTTGTTCCCAACAATGAGACCAGAAGATAACGCTGATAACGAAGAATAAAATAATTAAGAGTTAGGGCGAAAA contains:
- the tilS gene encoding tRNA lysidine(34) synthetase TilS, with amino-acid sequence MELDNRITDTAKKVLKRYQAKKVLIAVSGGVDSMVLLNVIAQILPKDKFAVVNVDHDLRPESSAEVEFVQKNCVKNGYQFFTTKWEDKPSDDIGMEAAARKFRYSFFKQIMVSGQFDTLLTAHHGNDLAENILMKLIRSGNAYEVVSLKEQRPFGENGQIVRPLLDFSKRELAEYADIHDIKHVQDETNFDNITLRNRLRNNIFPQLQKENGQLLAHFRFFDQQVTALVSLAKKQFSQIEADMSLEESPQQIIGWIKPILNLDTEQQTLFWGNFFTKRKLDISISNRQIDQIIEIVCSDDANASINLADSWEFIRTYDRFVVKKSTPQILDEMDVSIGKEVTWGNKKLTITTDDSDYTLTTENIPQTITLRTRRDGDKLLLSNGRHQKLSKRFINEKVPAYERDNYLVLLFDNRIVWVEKIYNLGDYLKKGKNHYKINFVEVKE
- a CDS encoding FtsB family cell division protein — its product is MEIRKLNSNVSVLQPKKAPTPNPGHHNYVKKVHRRRMAMIGIVFAIILVVFGVQIFNAHRTYANTMEQIEISKQKLDKQKSTQRDLKLEVSQLRDTNYIEKYIREKYMYSKPGEQIYNLPDDVKTTTIQK
- a CDS encoding RNA-binding S4 domain-containing protein encodes the protein MRLDKYLKVSRIIKRRTVAKEFADNGRASINDHVAKSSSEVSVGDVLELHFGERTMKVRVLNIKETTKKTDSTDMYEEV
- a CDS encoding S1 domain-containing RNA-binding protein, translated to MTVEVGAKTEGKVTGITNFGAFVDLGEGQSGMVHISEIADGYVKDIHDVLNIGDTVKVLVLSEKDHKIALSIKQASDKPKPKYHAHRSHERNDRKPQQHKPESFDDMMSGFMKESEERLSVIKKNTEGKRGGRGGRRS
- the hslO gene encoding Hsp33 family molecular chaperone HslO translates to MTDTLTKAVSTDGKFRAYVVNATEMIQETQKRHDTWRNSSAALGRTMVGSLLVATSTLKEDEVLTTRVQGDGPVGTIVVDANAKGDVKGYISNPHVALKAREDGHIDVKAAVGTKGTLSITKDLHLKAPFTGSVPLVSGEIGMDFAYYMAKSEQIPSAIGVSVFVNPNETIGAAGGFLIQTLPGATDADIDKIEANLKIVPNMSTLLKEGLSNKDVMEKIMNGIEMKYLQDMPVKFQCDCSKERFSKALATLSRAELQATIKENHGAETVCKFCGNKYQFSEAELKDIVANKD
- the hpt gene encoding hypoxanthine phosphoribosyltransferase is translated as MNSDIEKVLVSTEEIEAANQRLGKQLAEEYRGKNPLFVCILRGAAMFMMDLVKQLDIEMEYDFMDVSSYGGENTMTTGDVRIIKDLDTPLRDRDVVIVEDIIDTGYTLDRLKELFDARHAKSIKIVSFLDKPARRIKHVKVDYVGVQIPDEFVVGYGMDYNEHYRNLPYVGVLKREIYSTK
- a CDS encoding putative polysaccharide biosynthesis protein translates to MQKEVSRAIKGTWILTIASLFSELLSAIYRIPLQNIVGDRGYFIYQQVYPIYGIFSVLALSGLPVVISKTFAQQESIAAKHNLLKKTFSILMAGSVVIMALLWISSRYLASMMGDQNLYWEVRVVALTFLLVPFEASLRGYFQSDLIMEPSAISQVSEQFFRIVIIIASAMLFGHGVLDVYQMGTLANSGAFIGGLLAVAILVVKFLKNRAIEVEVPNADKTIKLEHGLALEIVLIVVFTGITIFYQFIDSFSTVRLLLHSGMALNQAEIQKGIFDRGQPLLQLGIVISLSFVSTIMPQLKETNRIQQNKNTIQKMVRVCLWLSVAETAGLIALMPEINTMLFTDTSGSKTLSIYMLSILIVSFINLLIAVTSGDDEKNFHKLILFGMSLVTKVALNIILVPKFGIAGGAIATVLSECVILFGIMTIYKFDRKFLSLDRKFVRNMIKLGLIMAIFVRIVVKILASYLVMTRANCVLINIIAIPLGAIVYLKLSKRWHMLTKEEWEILPMGKYITKFMKIED
- the dusB gene encoding tRNA dihydrouridine synthase DusB, whose translation is MEWKIGNVTIPNQVVVAPMAGITNSSFRVTAREFGAGLVVCEMISDQGIKYGNLKTLGMMFVDPKEHPVSIQIFGGTTESLVNAAKYVSENTGADIIDINMGCPVKKVTKIGAGSSWLRDPDKLYGMVKEVSSAVDKPVTVKMRTGWDADHILAVENALAAQEAGASAVAMHGRTKAQMYTGHSDWELLHEVAQHLTIPFIGNGDVKTPQDAKTMIEDVGADAVMVGRAVLGNLWRLNEMNHYLETGEILPEPSVGEKINIAKLQLQRLVDLKGEHVGVPEFRQQAAYYLKGIPHAVRTRAKVMNEDSMQEVFDTLDQFVESYEQREARSSKIS
- the ftsH gene encoding ATP-dependent zinc metalloprotease FtsH, which gives rise to MKNNRNRLINNSLFYILLFVVLVLAASWFAGGQSSDQSKTLSQDQFITQLKQGKVKNFKLEPIGGAYQVTGEYKKAQKAETTRSVSLFSRNQATTSSEVTSFSSTVLPNNDTLKMINSAAMAKGVKTTAAPKSQSGQWISLILTVIVPFALFFFIIFAMMGRGGQGGGGANRVMNFGKSKVKPEDPKKNKVRFSDVAGAEEEKQELVEVVEFLKDPRKFVSLGARIPAGVLLEGPPGTGKTLLAKAVAGEAKVPFYSISGSDFVEMFVGVGASRVRDLFENAKKDAPSIIFIDEIDAVGRQRGSGTGGGNDEREQTLNQLLIEMDGFTGNEGVIVMAATNRSDVLDPALLRPGRFDRKILVGRPDVKGREAILKVHAKNKPFTDDVDLKAIAQQTPGFAGADLENLLNEAALVAARRGKQKIDPTDLDEAEDRVIAGPAKKNRVIPEQERHTVAYHEAGHALIGLVLSDSRVVRKVTIVPRGRAGGYAIMLPKDDQNLATKKELNEQITGLLGGRTAEEIIVGQPSSGASNDFEQATQIARTMVTEYGMTDRLGTVQLEKNGQPFSGGNYRAEPAYSQDTAMAIDQEVKRIIDEDHERAREILQSHREQHKIIAEALLKYETLDEKEILSLYNTGAMPANDANQQFPSESAATFEQAKKAAEAKDAAKQKSEELTKDDSPKSDDSDVDETTYPSENKDKPADDTKSDTDTSKNDNSEDSNSDKNDDNNNQE